In Cryptomeria japonica chromosome 10, Sugi_1.0, whole genome shotgun sequence, a genomic segment contains:
- the LOC131029139 gene encoding non-specific lipid-transfer protein 1-like — protein MAMAKEGSYKWKLVYFVVAIIGMVVVGMSSKADGAISCSTVVSDLILCLSYILGSSAQPTKGCCNGIKTHNTVAKTIDDRQAMCNCIKSAASSYNNYFDMASKLPDVCGVNLGFALTPLLDCST, from the coding sequence ATGGCAATGGCAAAGGAGGGAAGTTACAAATGGAAATTAGTTTACTTTGTGGTAGCTATAATTGGCATGGTGGTGGTGGGAATGAGCAGCAAGGCGGATGGCGCAATATCATGCTCAACGGTGGTGTctgatttgattctttgtctttccTACATTTTAGGAAGCTCTGCCCAGCCCACGAAGGGATGTTGTAATGGCATTAAAACTCACAACACTGTCGCCAAAACTATAGACGACAGGCAAGCCATGTGCAACTGCATAAAGTCGGCGGCATCTTCCTACAACAATTACTTTGATATGGCCAGCAAGTTGCCCGATGTCTGTGGAGTTAATCTTGGCTTTGCCTTGACACCCTTGCTTGATTGCAGCACGTAA
- the LOC131029134 gene encoding non-specific lipid-transfer protein-like: MAMAMEGSYKWKSVYFVAAIIGMVVVGMSSKADGAISFSTVVSDLIPCLSYVSGSSAQPTKGCCNGIKTLNTAAKTTDDRQAVCNCIKSVASSYSSYFDKASKLPGLCGVNLGFALTPSLDCSTIH; encoded by the exons ATGGCAATGGCAATGGAGGGAAGTTACAAATGGAAATCAGTTTACTTTGTGGCGGCTATAATTGGCATGGTGGTGGTGGGAATGAGCAGCAAGGCGGATGGCGCAATATCATTCTCAACGGTGGTTTCTGATTTAATTCCTTGTCTTTCCTACGTTTCAGGAAGCTCCGCCCAGCCCACGAAGGGATGCTGTAATGGCATTAAAACTCTCAACACCGCCGCCAAAACTACAGACGACAGGCAAGCCGTGTGCAACTGCATAAAGTCGGTGGCGTCTTCCTACAGCAGTTACTTTGATAAGGCCAGCAAGTTGCCCGGTCTCTGTGGAGTTAATCTCGGCTTTGCCTTGACACCCTCGCTTGATTGCAGCAC GATCCATTGA